GCTCCAGTACTTCGGCGGCAAGATATTCCATTACAGCTGCCAAGTATACTGGTGCTCCGGCACCGACACGTTCAGCATAATTTCCCTTCCTCAGCAGACGGTGAATTCGGCCAACAGGGAACTGGAGACCGGCACGAACTGAGCGGGATTTTGGCTTTCCCTTCGCTTTTCCTCCTTTACCGCGTGCAGACATTGTCGTAGGTTTATGCGTGTGTAGTCACGTAGACAATACGAGTAACACTGATGCCACTCGCGCACACAGCACCCCTTGTTATGCATTCGCTtcattgcacatcgttcgccaaaggggcggagtagcgaacgaacgaaacgcgctaaacacaaaaaaggacgaaccTTCGTCTCGCTA
The Topomyia yanbarensis strain Yona2022 unplaced genomic scaffold, ASM3024719v1 HiC_scaffold_600, whole genome shotgun sequence DNA segment above includes these coding regions:
- the LOC131696028 gene encoding histone H2A-like gives rise to the protein MSARGKGGKAKGKPKSRSVRAGLQFPVGRIHRLLRKGNYAERVGAGAPVYLAAVMEYLAAEVLELAGNAARDNKKTRIIPRHLQLAIRNDEELNKLLSGVTIAQGGVLPNIQAVLLPKKTEKRASAAT